Proteins encoded by one window of Salvia splendens isolate huo1 chromosome 7, SspV2, whole genome shotgun sequence:
- the LOC121811601 gene encoding molybdenum cofactor sulfurase-like produces the protein MQSPNCIKEASKACFSTCCANPLPSAADSTPGRNFVSAILSTLHPHTSFTNHESLPSLRDLLSSLRDAVPNYFNTVLADSVRAQEYNHFLLSNHVCLDYVGHGLFSYAQNPYADDSFFDFSYSSTNFTSYLLYGAEEAQFHASAKRRILKYMNLSEEDYSLVFTASQSSAFSLLANSYPFDSHQSLVTVYDHDNEALEVMIQAARKRGARPQSATFSWPYLRVNSRKLRKMLLNKKRGLFVFPLQSKMSGARYSYQWMNMAREKGWHVLLDASALAPKEMETLGLSLFHPDFLISSFFNIFGRNPAGFCCLFIKKSNVSLLSQSSTNMGIINLVPPIKSSSSSSEERKLLSEIVELDRDKAIEFRGLDNADALGLILISSRLRYLVNWLVNALTSLRHPNAGNGVQLVTVYGPRIRLDRGPAIAFNVCDWKGERVEPILVQKLACRNNICVSIGVLKNVCFEGSLGVVWASIGMLTNFEDVYRLWAFVARFLDADFVEKEKWRYTALNQTTVEV, from the coding sequence ATGCAATCACCAAATTGCATTAAAGAGGCCTCAAAGGCGTGCTTTAGCACCTGCTGCGCCAATCCCCTTCCCTCCGCGGCCGACTCCACCCCCGGCCGCAACTTCGTCTCCGCAATCCTCTCCACTCTCCATCCACACACAAGTTTCACCAATCACGAGTCACTCCCCTCGCTGCGGGACCTCCTCTCGAGCCTCAGAGACGCCGTCCCCAACTACTTCAACACCGTCCTCGCTGACAGCGTCAGAGCTCAGGAATACAACCACTTCCTTCTCTCCAACCACGTCTGCCTCGACTACGTCGGCCACGGCCTATTCTCCTACGCCCAAAACCCGTATGCAGACGACAGCTTCTTTGACTTTTCCTACAGCTCTACCAACTTCACCTCCTACCTCCTCTACGGCGCCGAGGAGGCCCAATTTCACGCCTCCGCGAAGCGAAGAATCTTGAAATACATGAACCTTTCCGAGGAAGACTACTCGCTAGTCTTCACGGCCAGTCAATCGTCGGCATTCAGCCTCCTCGCAAACTCCTACCCCTTCGACTCCCACCAGAGCCTCGTCACAGTCTATGACCATGACAACGAGGCTCTGGAGGTGATGATACAGGCCGCCAGAAAACGCGGCGCACGGCCCCAGTCCGCCACGTTTTCCTGGCCTTACCTCAGAGTCAATTCCAGGAAACTAAGGAAAATGTTACTGAACAAAAAACGCGGCCTGTTTGTGTTCCCACTCCAATCGAAAATGAGCGGAGCTCGTTATTCGTATCAGTGGATGAATATGGCGAGAGAGAAAGGATGGCACGTGTTGCTGGATGCATCAGCTTTAGCACCAAAGGAAATGGAGACATTAGGCCTCTCTCTCTTCCACCCGGATTTCCTCATCTCTTCATTCTTCAACATTTTCGGCCGAAACCCAGCCGGATTCTGTTGTCTCTTCATCAAGAAATCCAACGTTTCTCTACTCTCTCAATCCTCGACTAACATGGGAATCATCAACCTCGTACCACCTATCAAATCGTCTTCTTCCAGCTCGGAAGAGCGCAAATTGTTGTCCGAGATAGTGGAATTGGATCGTGATAAGGCGATCGAGTTCCGCGGCCTGGATAACGCGGACGCATTGGGCCTGATTCTGATCAGCAGCAGGCTGAGGTACCTGGTGAACTGGCTGGTGAACGCGCTGACGAGTCTCCGGCATCCGAACGCCGGGAATGGGGTGCAGCTGGTGACGGTGTACGGGCCGAGGATCAGGCTGGACCGAGGGCCGGCGATCGCGTTCAATGTGTGCGATTGGAAGGGGGAGAGAGTTGAGCCGATTTTGGTGCAGAAATTGGCTTGTCGAAACAACATCTGTGTCAGCATTGGGGTGTTGAAAAACGTGTGTTTTGAGGGAAGTTTGGGAGTGGTGTGGGCTTCAATAGGGATGTTAACCAATTTCGAAGATGTGTACAGATTGTGGGCATTTGTTGCGAGGTTTTTGGATGCTGATTTCGTGGAGAAGGAGAAATGGCGTTACACTGCGCTTAATCAGACAACTGTTGAGGTTTAA